A region of the Microcystis aeruginosa FD4 genome:
TAAAATGATTCGCCTGTCCCATCATTGGACCAATTCCCCCCATCTGCCACATTAGCCATTGAATGGTTTGATGACGAATCCCTAAATCCGATGCTAAAAATTGATCGGCTTTCTCGGCGAGATAGATGAGAATACTGCCTGATTCAAACAAGGCCAGGGGTTTATTTCCCTCAGCAGGCGAATGATCAATAATTGCAGGAATACGGTTATTGGGGGCGATCTCCAAAAAATCAGCTTGAAATTGCTCTCCTCGCAAGATATTTATTGGTTTGATTTGGTATGGTAATCCAGTTTCTTCAAGGAAGATTAAAGGTTTATAACCATTCGGTGTAGGCCAGAAATAGAGATCAATCATAGTCAAAAACCAACTAATTACTGGTTACTAAATCCATCGGACGATACTGGGATCTCAAAAATCCCGTCAAACCCGATCCCTTTTCCACAATCTTTAGCCCTTGAATTTTCTTTTTAGCTGTTAAAAGACTAGAAATACCATCAGCAACTTGGTTGATTGCCTCCTCTTCTAATCCTAAAATGGGCACAGCAAAACGAACCAAGCAAAGCTTATTCGCTATCTGAGTTAGAGAGCTAGAATTGAGAGAGCCGCGAATTCCATAATCTTTAAACAGTTGATAAAGAAAAGCTTGGGCTGGGTGATGAGTATCAGGAAGCTCCAAACACTGAGCATTGATCTCCAGAAAGACTCCATGTCCTCCCACTGGTTGAACTAAATTCTGGTGGTTTCTGAGAGCTTCGTGCAGTTTTTTGACAAGATTGATTCGTCGGCGAACCAAATAAGTTACCCTATCCATGTCAATTATGGCATACGATAGTAATTCTTGAGCATCATGACTCAAACCGCTTCCGAACAGCACTAAGTTATCCAGACAACGATAAAATAGTTCAGTATCTCGTACAGCTAGAAAGCCGCCGATTGAGGTAGGAAAATCCTTAGTGGCACTCATGGTACACCCGTCTGCATAGGAGCAGAATTGGCGGATAATCTCATCAATGGGAGTATTTTGATATCCCTCTTCTCGCTCCTGAATCATCAGAGCATTATCGATAATTCTACAGCTATCCAAATAGACAGGAATCTGATAATGACGAGCTAACTCAGCAACAGCGCGCATATTTTCTAGAGACATCGGATGTCCACCTACGGCATTGTTACAAGGCTCGATGCAAATATAAGGAATCCAATTCGGATGATAAGTTTCAATGATCTGTTCAAGGGCGTTGAGATCTATATTTCCTTTGAAAGGATATGAGTTCCTTATGTCTAAAGACTCAGGACACATTACTTCCACAGATGTCCCACCATGACGTTCTTGATGAATCCTTGTAGTCGGAAACAAAGAACTACTGGGGATATAATGACCATTGCGTATTATCGCCTGACTTAAAATGGTTTCAGCTAAGCGACCCTGAGAAACAGCCATAACATAGGGGAATCCAAAATATTGGCTAAATATTTGCTCAGGACTCAGTCTATCGGCAGAGTTTTGTTGACTCAATTTAGAGTCTCGGCCTAGTATAGAACTCTTTTGGTGAATAAGACTATCAGTCTGTAGATCAAGCTCAATATGTTCTCTAGGAACAATATCTAGATTATGTCCAGCAAGTTCCAAAATTTGCATTCGAGAAGTAAGACTCATGTCTGTTCTCCTTCAAATTCGGATCGAAGTTCACTGACATCGACAATCTCATAGCTCATCCGAAACAAATCGAAAAACATGGCTTTTGGTAATACAATCGGCTTTCTTGAGCCAGGGATAATGCCATCTAATAGATAGGCTATACACTCTGTTGCCAGTAAAGAACTCCCAATGACAGGCCCAACCGCGAGAGTGGGAACTTTCCCGATTTGTAAACTCTTACCAATAACATCAATTTGCTCAGGGACAAACCACTCCTTAAAAATATCAGGAAGTGCTGTAGCCTGTTTAGCATTGCGCAAAGTCTTTGTCCAGAACTCCATACTCATTCCCTCAGGGGAAGAACATAAAGCAAAGCACCCAAATCCCAAAATTGGGGCGACTACACTAAATATTCCCAAGTCTCTGGCTTTTTGATGCATCGTTTCTCGAAGTTCATAGGGAACCGCTGCATCCAAACAATCAACAAGGATATCAGCCCCCTTGAGAAAGTCATCCTGATTATCGTTGGTGAGACCTTTGTTAAAGACTTGAATTTGAGCCTCAGGATTAATATCAAGAATCAGATCTCGATAAACCTCTGCTTTATTCTTGCTCATTGTGGAAACCGTTGCTCCCCATTGTCGATTCAT
Encoded here:
- a CDS encoding glutathione binding-like protein, producing MIDLYFWPTPNGYKPLIFLEETGLPYQIKPINILRGEQFQADFLEIAPNNRIPAIIDHSPAEGNKPLALFESGSILIYLAEKADQFLASDLGIRHQTIQWLMWQMGGIGPMMGQANHFTRYAPEDIPYAKKRYVSEVKRLLGVMEKQLSDREYLTGDYSIADMACYPWIKFSDLINVPLADFPSVAQWVTRISERPAVKRAYEVGEPIQGDFQMDEEARRLLFDIKSNQ
- a CDS encoding tryptophanase — protein: MSLTSRMQILELAGHNLDIVPREHIELDLQTDSLIHQKSSILGRDSKLSQQNSADRLSPEQIFSQYFGFPYVMAVSQGRLAETILSQAIIRNGHYIPSSSLFPTTRIHQERHGGTSVEVMCPESLDIRNSYPFKGNIDLNALEQIIETYHPNWIPYICIEPCNNAVGGHPMSLENMRAVAELARHYQIPVYLDSCRIIDNALMIQEREEGYQNTPIDEIIRQFCSYADGCTMSATKDFPTSIGGFLAVRDTELFYRCLDNLVLFGSGLSHDAQELLSYAIIDMDRVTYLVRRRINLVKKLHEALRNHQNLVQPVGGHGVFLEINAQCLELPDTHHPAQAFLYQLFKDYGIRGSLNSSSLTQIANKLCLVRFAVPILGLEEEAINQVADGISSLLTAKKKIQGLKIVEKGSGLTGFLRSQYRPMDLVTSN
- a CDS encoding ThiF family adenylyltransferase produces the protein MTLSINSPDYFLNRSLPLLTNAGVECLAKKKIVIAGCGGIGGAMALTMCRLGIGSFHLADPADFDPPDMNRQWGATVSTMSKNKAEVYRDLILDINPEAQIQVFNKGLTNDNQDDFLKGADILVDCLDAAVPYELRETMHQKARDLGIFSVVAPILGFGCFALCSSPEGMSMEFWTKTLRNAKQATALPDIFKEWFVPEQIDVIGKSLQIGKVPTLAVGPVIGSSLLATECIAYLLDGIIPGSRKPIVLPKAMFFDLFRMSYEIVDVSELRSEFEGEQT